Genomic window (Podarcis muralis chromosome 9, rPodMur119.hap1.1, whole genome shotgun sequence):
AAAATAGAAAGGTGACTTAATAAGAATGTGATTTCCAAAGTTTTATTGACAAAGATAAATTATCTTTCTAGAATGGTGTCTCATTTTAGCCACTTTTTGTTCAAAAGCCATTGTGTGCTAAGTAGTTTTACTCAATCTCTCACTCTGTTGGTTTTAGAGAGCCCTCTGTCAGAATGCAATTTTGTTATACTTCTGATCTGTGCAGAAATTTACTTTATGTATGGTATCTTAGAAAGATAAATAATGTTACAAGGGTTGTCATGTTTCCGTTTGGAATGAAGATGTGGTGGAGACTGTcatgtctttaagaaatatggtttattaacACATATAAACAACCTGCGTGCAGATGGAGGGAGTGCAGAACTTACAGCATtcacatctcaagaggggcttgtccttcACAGCAGCCCAGCACTGCATTCAAAGGCTTTCTATGTGCCATTCTGTGCTTTTGCCCTAGCTTGTCTCCAGCCAGCACTCATGGTGCCTGTCCTTCAGTCTGCCGCATGGAGTTCTCCCCACGTCCTGCCTCTCCTTCGCAGAAAACTCTTTCCAAGcaactcctcctcttctgtctGCTCATCCCCATTCTCCCTGCTATTCCAAGCCTAGTTTTAAAAGGTGACAATTTTCCTGTAGTAACCTCAGTTAGCACAGGCACAAGGATTTCCCTTTGGTGGGCTATCAACACCTTTTGCTATGCTTAATGGCTTCTATCCCAGGTGAGACCCTGGCCTGGAAAGGGAACTTAGCCCGTAATTTTCCACTGACATGGCATCgtcccttcaatactccaaaaATCAGCTTTATTTTTTTCTAACATTCACGAACTCTAGCATcaggcaggtagccgtgttggtctgacacaatcaaaataacaaattaaaaattagccccgtagcaccttagagaccaactaagtttgttctaggtataagctttcatgcgcatgcacacttcttcaaatacaaACTCGAGCAGTTATGGGTGCCCTTGCACCccaaaccctgttctcccagatcTGTAACAAcaatattttgtttgcattttgtgcTCCCCGTGAATGAAGTTTTAGGTCTGGCCAGATAATGGACCCTGGCTTTTGAGGCCTAATGAGAAGAGAGGAGAGCTTCTGTCTTTGTCATGTGGCTGATGTCATTCCACCATGCCTTTGTCTTTTATTTGGCTTGCCTTTTGACCTATTTTTCAGACAACAAAGGCACTCCCACCAATTGCATCCATGCTGTGCTCTTGAAGCTACAGATCAGAGGCTGCCTGTCTCTGTGCAGGTTTTCTGGGTGCTGGACACACAGCCCCTAATAACTTCACTCAGCCCCGTGTTAACTTCAGAAGAGTTTACCCCACCTGCCTTCTCCTTTTCTAAGCTAGCTTTTATCCACCTTGTTTTCCCTCATTTATCCTGTCCTCCTCTCTCAGATCCATCACCTTATTTGCTTCTGTCTGCTGCCTCATCTGCCTACTTGGGAACTTGCTTTGTCCAGTGAATACTCCCCCCATTTAGCGGGGGGCAGAGGTCCTTCCCGCTGCTTCCATACCTGCTCTGCCTCATAAACACTTCCTATTTCAGGTCTTGCAATTACGAGTCTAATGTCATTTTAGGTTACATTGTTTCCCCAATTACGATGCATTTGATCTTAGATTCAACAATGGGTCTGTTGTTTCCTAGGTAATCTTTTGAATCAGCAGCGAGGCTCAGCGTCTccaggccaaactacacattacacgtACTGGTCAGAATGTGTCTTTGCTCTGATGCTTTCTTTCTTAACCAATTGCAAAAGAACTGCTTAAAGCTCCACTTTCTTGCCactttctgcttaaaaaccagctGCTATTATTCTGCAACGGAAACAATATTTGTTTCCTAAAGGGGGAAATCACTTGGCATGCGAATGTACATATGGCAACTTATTTTTGTAttctaataaattatttttattgttataggTTATGAAACATTTTATTGTTATAGGTTATGAAACATCGTAATTAACTTTCTCTGAGATAGCAACTGGGAAACCACCCTGAAGGAATAAATTGGAGCGTGGGGGGTGTGTGCTTAGCGAAACACGGCAGAATGTGTATCAATATTTAGCCTTGGTCTGAAATGTCAGTTTATGGAGCTCCTGTCAGGGGACGATTATCTGTTTCCATGTTCCCAGTAAGGATCCCCTCCTCTAAAACCAGATAGTCCAGTGTGTTTTCCCGTCGCTTCACCATACTCACAAATGCAGTAATATTATTACCTGGGAAGAAGTTCCGCTGAATAGATAGAGTTACTTTTAAATATAAATGCATAAAATTAGGCTACACATCACTCTTTTTAGCCTCTGAGACAAAACATATTAGGTGAAAATAAATCCCATTGGTTTCGATATAATTTATTTCCAAGAGCTAAGCCTCTTTTGGAAAGGAGTAGCCTAGTATTTATACCATCCCTAATCCCATCCTATACATATATGTGCAGGAGAATCAGAGTGAGTTCTTACATCTAGTAGCTGAATTAGTAAATGCGCTGATATGTTTGTTTCTCTGTATGCCAGCATCCCCTATggttttgaaatatttaaaacaattttttaaaaaatcccctctctcccccctttcgTCCCTCCCCGCCTCTCTCAAGATGCACACCATATCACATATTAAAAATCGAAATATTCAGTAAACTAAACCCACCTTAACATTACACGAAATCTAAGTATACAAACTACTTAAACCAAATATTTGTGGGGTTAAAAACAGGGGTGATATTCTGATTTTGATTTCATGCCACCTTTTGTAGCTGCGTTGCACACCAGGCTGGCAAAACAAACTTGATAAATGCGCGCGTATTAGTGATCTTATACAGCTGATTGCTGTTATTATTGGTAACGCTCTCACGTTAGTGTTCACACGCGAGTTGATAATAGCTCGCCACAATGTTATCTCCCACGGTGGCGTGAGCTAGCTACTGTTTAACGTTTCTGCGTCTTTCCTGCAGCGTGGGAAGCGCCTTTACAGGCCAGAGGGCCACTCTCTGCCCCTCTCGGCTCGTCTTCACACGCTGCTACGAAAGTAACGGGGGACTCAAACCCGGTTCCTCCGCTGCAGCGCGGCCGCTGCTTTCACTTTCCCAGACTGTGGCGCGAGGCGCGCGTTGGAAACCAAGAAGAGGACTGACGCTGCAAACAATTTGCCAGGCGCAGAACCCGAGCTCGTGCCTGCCCAGGAGAAAGCCCCACTCGGTGCCTACTGGCTCCTCGGGAGCCTGCATCTGCAGAACACTGTCCATTTGGTTGTagtcgctttgggttgccctaggcaagataaagcgactagcaaaattaataaataacaataatttccATTGCAACTACATTTGCAATGCCCGAGTCTACGCTAAGCCAAGCCGGAGGTGCGGAAGGCGGGCCAATGGAAAGGGATGCCTGGCCCGCGAGGAAGCTTGGGGAGAAAGTCGGCAGGGAACCTCGATGGAGCTCCTCCGCTCCTTCGAGGCACCTTGCCACGGCCGGCTCCGGGCCAGCCTGGGATCGAGAGCCTCGAGGGCTGCTGCAGCCCTGGCCCGACGGCACCCTCTGTGCTTAGGCGCTGCTGCAGCTCTGTAGTGCCGGCTCCAGGTTCCGGCCGGCCTGGAGAGGCAAACCGGAGGCCTCTCGGACAGTAGCCGCTCTTGGCCCGCGGGAGCTCCCTGCGCAAGGAGCCCCGAGCCAGCCAAGGCCGCCGAAGCGCGGGCGCCAAGTTCAGGGGCGTGGGTCCAAGGCGGCCCCCGGGGAGCGGAGAGCCGCGCGGGTCTAGTCCGTGGCTGGCTCCCTGGTGGCGCAGGAGACTCGGCAGCCGAGCGGCTCTTGCCCCTGCCGGGAAACGCGCCTCCGCGGCGCCCCCAAGCGGCCGGGTGCTCCTCGGGCCGCCTCGACctctctccgctgggaagtgccTCGCTTCCAGAAGACGGACGCggccccgaagcctggggcgctaGAGACCTGGGCGCAGGGCCGCGCGATGGGCTTTCATTCATTCCTGTCTGCAGATCTCTCCGCGCGAAGAATGCGCCCTGCTGGGGGAGCCGCAGGCGGGGAGAGGCGGCGGAGGCGGCCAGGCGCCAGGCGGCCAGGTGAGGCGAGTGCCTGGGGCGGCCCGATTCATGGGGCAGGAGATGCCCATGTCGATCTttcttcccccttgttcctgatgtccaTCTTCCCTCAAGGAGGCGCCCTTCGGGGGTCCGCCTCTGGTGTCCCCATGTCTTGGGCCGCCCTGGCCACTCGTCCGCGTTCCAAGGGCTGCTGCGCCTCTTGGCAGAAAGCTACCTAAGGAAGCTTGCTGGAGCTCTTGCAGACTCTTGTTGCAGCAGAGAGAGGTGTCTCCCCTGGTCACGggtagcctgtgtgtgtgtgtgtgtgtgtgtgtgtgtgtgtgtgagtgtgtgagtgagagagagagagagagagagagagagagagaaggtccaAATAAGGAATGCAAAGGGGGAGCTTTGCCAGCCGCGCGCAGGCTGCCCTTCTGGTCGTCAGCATCCTTCCGTGGCAGAGGACGCGATTGGCTGCTCCGTCTGTCCTCTCCCTCCAGGCTGACCAATGGGAGTCCCGGATTCcggcctccttcctctctcccggAGTTGCGGCCAGTGAGTCTCGCTTTCTGCGTTTTGATTTGCTCCCCAATTGACCTAAATAACGAGGCTGGCGAGGGCGAGGCGCCGAGCCCGGGGCTGCGCGCTCGCTCGCTCCCTCGCTCGCTCTCCGGCGGGCTCTTCCCGGGCGCTCCCCGCCTGAGCCGCGCGCAGGAATCCCGGCTGCCCGCCCGGCGCATCCCAGCGGGATCGGGGCCGGTTTTGGCGCAGCCCCGGCGCCTCGGATGGGGGCTTCCCTTCGCGCTGCCCGGGCAGGAAATGAGGGCCCATTGCGCTCGCGGATGAGGACTCCGTCGACGGCGCCTCGCCTGGCCCGCCCGGTGAGCTGAGCGGGCGGCGCCCCTCGCCTCGGCAGCAGCAGCCCGGAGCCCGGCCGCCGCGCTGGCTCTCGCCCCCCTTCGGCGATGCCCGACCAAGCCGCGGACAGCGCGCCTCCCGCCTCGGCGCCCCCGCGCGTCTCCTCCTTCTTCATCGCCAATTTGCTGGCCGCCAAAGCCCAGGACGAGCAGCGGCCGGACGGCGCCGAAGACGAGCGCCAAGCGCGGCGGGCGCGCGGCGGAGGCTTCGCGGGCAGCCATTGTTCGCTCGCCTGCTGCCCGTGCCAGGCTTCCCGCTTCGGGCTGGGGCTGCGCGGCTACCCGCTCCGGGAGAGCACCGTGGACTGGTACAGAAGAGCGCACGTGGCTTTCATAGGCTGCGCCAGTCCGGAAAGTAAGTGCCCGCCGCCGTCCGGGGTCGCCGCAGCTCCCCTTCCCGGCCCCCGGGCTCAGCGGACGGAGATCACGCCGACCCCTGTTCCCGGGAGTGGGTGTCTCGTCAGATTGCACGAGGGCACTTCTGAGAGGGACAGGCTcgcggggagggggcaggggtcGTGGAGCTCCCCACCGGGTTCAAGGCTAGTGAAGGCGGCTCTTGGAAGCGTATTGAGGCCCAAGCAAACCCCCTTGCGATTCCCTAGAGTTGGACGAAAcgcccccctttaaaaataaaaataaaaatttaaaaagaaaccccTTTCCTGCCCTGTTCTCCGCTGTTCTGAGGGGGTCGCCGGCCGACCTCTCTCCGCGGACCCCGCCAAGTGCAACTCCTTCCTGCCTCTTCTGTCCTGGTCGCCCCGTCGACCGCAGGCCCTGGCACTGTCGGTGGGCCAGTCCTATCCTTGGAGGGTCACACGAATTTGCTTAAGACATTATTAAGGcctcttgagagagagaaataatatttCTCGCGAAAGATTCGTTTTTACAGCCAGGTCTTTCTTTTGGAGacataaaacatttattttctgaAAACGGGAAATGTTTTTACAACCTATAGCTCTCcctcggatttacaaatcagtccccatacaaaatccattgaagctgaaaagtgtccccggattcattgaaaaaaatctggtcatCTTAGCATATATACATCCAGTCGTAAGGAGCCCCCTCTTCCCTCGGTCCCCAGGGCAGCTCGGCCTCCGGCCTAGTCTAAAACGCGGGCCCAGCCTGCAGCACTGGAGCGCCTTTCTGGGAAGCAAGTTTTGGAAACAAGAGAAGCGGCTTCCGAGGAAAGCGCTTCGGCTTAGCTGGAAGAGACCACTTTGTCGCCTATTAGCGAGAAGAAACTTGGCTAAATCCAGATGTTTAGCTTTAACTGAGCTGGGTGCTTTGTCcctaaaacaaacacaaacaaaggcTTTGCTTAACTTCAGGAGGAGAGATCGAGGATTGCAAAAGGTACTTTGCGCGAGAGGAGACTAGGATTTGGGGTGTGCCAGAAGCAGCGACGGTATTGGGGAAATTATTTGGCTTTCTGCAGCCTATTTTCTAAAAACACAGACACCTCGACTCGTTGTAGTATCAGGGTTGGGCCTTGTGGCGCGCAGCCCCCttccctgcattttaaattgcttcGGGGAGCCTCGTGATCGTCAGATCTTGGCGCTTGAATCTCGAAGGCTTCTCCGAGGGCGGGCGTGTGGGCTGGGgtctgcccagagaggctggctgTCTCAGCCCTCTGTTAACACAAATTCCTCCCGGGCTCCTGTAACACggcaaagaggaaaacaagaattaAGAGGCGAATTAATCGGCAGCACCGATGGCACTTGAGCAAGGCTTGTTGGAGGGGGGTGGCCGAAGGTCAGAGCTCAGGATCCTTTCGTTGCAGTCCTTGACCCGTCCCTGCTTGGCTCACCCTCTCCTCCTTTTTCAGCCAGCGACAGAGACTCTCCGGAGATCTCCGAGGAGGCATCTCCCgggaaggaggcagcagcagcaggaggaggcggcagcTGCGAGAAAGTGGCCGCGGAGCTGAGCCCCGGCGCGAAAAGCGAGGACTTGgcgtgcagcggcggcggcgcccgGGAAGGCGGTGGCGGCAGCCAGGGCAGCAGCCTGGACGAGGAGCGCGCGGAGGAGTCGGAGGGCGGCGAGGCGCGCGGCGGCGGGCGCAAGAAGAAGACGCGCACCGTCTTCAGCCGGAGCCAGGTCTTCCAGCTGGAGTCCACCTTCGACGTGAAGCGCTACCTGAGCAGCTCGGAGCGGGCCGGCCTGGCCGCCTCGCTGCACCTCACCGAGACGCAGGTGAAGATCTGGTTCCAGAACCGCCGCAACAAGTGGAAGAGGCAGCTGGCGGCCGACCTGGAGGCGGCCAACCTCCCGCACACGGCGGCGCAAAGGATAGTCCGCGTGCCCATTTTGTACCATGAGAACTCGCTGGCGGGCGGCGCGCTGGgctgcttcccgctgccgcctccCGCGCACGCCTCCCCGCCGCTGGTCGCCGTCTCCGGCAGCGTCGCCTACCCGCTGGCGACCTTCCCCGCGGCCTCGGCGCCCTTCCTCCGCTCGCAAGTGACGGGCCTCGTTTGATCCTCGGCCGCCTGGACGCCGCTTTCCTTTCTGGGTCCCAAACTACTTGATTGGATGCTTTTGATTGTTTTAAAGGTGCAATAAACTTCTATATTTTCCCCGGgcctaataatatttttttttccaaaaagccAAGCAAAAAGTCTCTACTTGACCTCTGTTCCTCGGACTTCTCCTGAGCAAGAGCCTGCCATGGTTGCGTCCAGGAATATTGGAGAAAACGCCAACCATAGTTTGCGGGCTCAAGTCCTAGAGACACTTCTCCTTATCCTCCGAAGATCTGCGGGTGGGCTTCTCGTGTAAGAAAAGAATGTAAAGATGTTTACTTTTCCAGCCACAATGACAGGGACCACGGCCTCCTCCCCTTGTCCGCCCCATTTCCTCGGATCAAAAGTATAATTGAAACAGTGAATCTGTCGCATAGTTTATTGCCTTTTCATAGGATGAGGAAGATTGAGGGAAACTGAAGTATTGGCATTCAACAAGATAGTTTTATCTCCCTCCCTCGGAAAGCTTTTCATTCGGTATCTTGTTTAGGAAAGGCCTTAGGTGGCCTACCTTGAAATTGATTGTCAATGGGTGctttgtatcttttttaaaaaaaccaacctggaaTTAATTGGATGCTAAAGAGATTTGCTTTCCAATTTGCAAATAATTATTGAATTTTGGACAGGTTTTCATGAGGAAAAAAAAATAACTTCAATCTTCTCTTGCTGTAACATTTAAGATATAAAATCCATATTCGGATTTATTTTCTATCCCTCACACTCCAGAAATCAACATATATGACGTATGCGCTATAATTATTCAGTTGATTTTAATTTATggtataaaatgttttaaaatcctCCTTAATAATTTTCATTCTTCAACCAATTCCCCAAGCGCCCCATTATAATAGTTTATACTTCCCTTGACGTCATGTTATAGCCTAATTCTGCTTGAGCAGTTGAAAACGATCAATTTGCCAAAGCCTTTGATTTCCTTCAGTCATGTTCGAATATGTTTCCTGTGGAAAGCTGGAATGCGCATTCATGTGTCCTGTTCACAACATATTAGAGTAAAACTTCAGTTGATAACTTGTCTTTAGCGACTGTAATGCGGTATTATATGAAGTATTATGCATGCGTAAACTATGTTTCTTTAACCAACCTTTTTCTCTGCCTAAATATTTATGGAAGCAAGTCCAAGCCACAAAATTAATCCCAGTTTGGTCAGTTTGCTGTAGCAAAtctgatttgggggtgggggaagagatggaAGGAGAAATGAAGAAGGGATTTCGCCAGATAAGTTACTCTGGGATGTACATCAAGCTGTAAACATATGTATTATCGTAGTAGACTCAACTATAATTTAGCCTCTTAGCTCGGAGCTATTCCCAGCATAGAGATCGTGGAATATTGAGGGGTTGGgtgccctcttttttaaaaaacaagcaaactaaTGTTTAGTGTTATTTGGAACAAGCTAACCATTTATGATAAGACGAGAACGTTGAAATAGCCGGTGACGAGGGAACACCCGTGACGCCTGTAAAGCTTGAAGGATATATTTTGTAAACATAAAGCTTTTCCAATTTTTTGAAGCCTACTTGCAATTATGAATTAAT
Coding sequences:
- the HMX1 gene encoding homeobox protein HMX1; translation: MPDQAADSAPPASAPPRVSSFFIANLLAAKAQDEQRPDGAEDERQARRARGGGFAGSHCSLACCPCQASRFGLGLRGYPLRESTVDWYRRAHVAFIGCASPETSDRDSPEISEEASPGKEAAAAGGGGSCEKVAAELSPGAKSEDLACSGGGAREGGGGSQGSSLDEERAEESEGGEARGGGRKKKTRTVFSRSQVFQLESTFDVKRYLSSSERAGLAASLHLTETQVKIWFQNRRNKWKRQLAADLEAANLPHTAAQRIVRVPILYHENSLAGGALGCFPLPPPAHASPPLVAVSGSVAYPLATFPAASAPFLRSQVTGLV